The genomic stretch TGTAGACGtggacgatgaggaggaggaggaggaggatgaggatataccccgccagctgcagacctatctcattgatggcaccatcctccaggagatgccggagccgacgaagggcgagaatgcgggagttcaggtGGCAGAGAGAcctagagtggtgaggggaccccgtcgagtgagagagagggcctcggagcctaggccacagccagtaccaccgcagcagcagcagcctttcccatgctacccttacctcgacaccccggagacgcgatccagttacctgGCAGAGAgggtgtcatctaccttgacactccggaacatgcacgagatggcgtacactcaggggatagggaccgagggaccgcatccagtttggtggagtggagttgggaactactcgggggttttccatgcctacggggtggatcagtcgacatgGGGAGCCCCTCAGTCCTTTCCCTATGgaggcttgactccatggtacgtggccccgggagcaggagcaggaggtgaTGCGGGAGTAGGTTCATCTGGGGGTGGTGgggatgatgaggtgatgttcgagcagcagcagcagcagcaggagtgatactccttgtttttatCTTCGTTCGTGAttgttagtagtagttgttgttgATAGCGTGGTTGGGTTTTCAGTTGTTTTAGTTGAGACTTTATTCATGAACTTGTATTgttaggccataaggccggatttgttaCTTTTACCTTAGGCAGGATGATGGAGAGTCGGGGCATCAgcccgactcaatttatgtgatGATCATGTTTATATATGTTGGTCTATGACGAATTGTGTAGAGTACTTGacctgcaggtactcgacagaataccccacactctatcgagtagctgcaggaaggaaagaaagggagcattctgatctcgggctactcgatcgagtagccaagacactcgatcgagtagcatggcactcgatcgagtacctatacatactcgatcgagtgacactgtTACAGGGGGTTTTTGAAATTTAAAAGGTTCAAATGTTTTATAATGGCAAGTTTTATGTTTAATGTGCTTATTAGCGCGTCGTAACACCTTTGAACAGTTAAATTCATATGTTAGAAGTTCTAGTTGGagtttataagcgtatttgtcacaattagtaagGCGGTAATAATTTCTGGTTACTTTTATTTTGCATACGCCTcattacgatctatttatcggagttgtaGCTTCTCGTACATTTGTACATACCATGTTAATATATGTTATCAACGGtgactagttattccggtggcgTGTGTATGATTTTAATCTAACGAGTGTGcaattagtgagtaatgtccataataatgtGGTTTTCTGTCATGTTTTGATGCCCATAATAAGTAATACGTGTCgatatttgggtggtgaacttcggggacgaagttcctttttagaggggaagagtaatgtcgcgaaataaaaaggctgtttttgaataatgctttgcttgtttataatgttgtcgGTGTTATGTTTTGCTTTAACTACAAAATTCCGAGATATGATTGCTTTAGTCATTTAAAGTGAAGGGGGCTGTATGTTTCAAGTATGATTCAAGAGACGGTCAcattatataaaaaaatatatatagtaataaaaATAGTTATAGTGTAATAAATCGTACGCGAGTtacgttgccaagtaacatggtggcattggtTGTACCATATGATAATTAATGTGAGACATGTTTTGGATTGACGGGTGGATAGTAGTTATTGTATGTTGGGAGATCGTGAGTGACGATTCGCATTGCGGGTTGgatgctttatatatatataaaataacggtgatgatgatgacatgggggaggaTAGTGTCTTACAAGGTGTAGTGGTTTAGCCGGGAAGATTGGTGAGATTATGTTGGTTCCGAGTCGTGAGCGGgggaggtgagttgaacttcggggacgaagttctttttaaggggggaagactgtaatacccgccctttctagggaccctttgaccatcgttgactgaccttgggagcgggaatggTCTTAGAGTTAAGTGCCGAGGTCATCTAGAGTTGAGTTggaagagtggtactcgatagagtagaggctactcaatcgagtagctaggttactcgatcgagtagggggttactcgatcgagtaggttgggtactcgatcgagtgcccagtttccagcgagggttatatatcgcgttttgttaaatccgcaaatcactttcgccactttcctcctacccttcagtcgcctctttcccttcccttcacctcaaaacctccatggaagcctttgtgaagatccttgtgcttTAGGAAagctctcttgagtcgggtagcggtctttggccttgtctttccccattaggtatgtcatattcatcatccgtgcctttgtttctatagttagggttttgctcgtagtaatagatatttgcatgatggtaataggctttgcttggttgctggatgtgttatctgtcggcgtggattggttgcggtcgcttaaaggtaggttcgcctactcagtttctgtagacggtctagtgtgtcggtcgatGTGGTAATATTGCAATTGTTTGGTATAGCGATTTGTATGTGTTTGCGGTTGctgttgatggctctcgagatgcgttctcggctgagtggggtcacttgcgggagtgatctcacgccctagtttcgcccttcgtggaacccgccacgaaaggggatgtgcacattaatggacagggttatcgctcgtacgatgagcggggcttaggtgggaacggctgcggtcccccactggcagggctggtccagtggacagtcagtgacagagttggttgggtTGTGGTGACTGTGTTTGGAATTGGTAgcttggttgtattgttgtttgtagttgtctctgtcttgtcttgtctcagtactgaccttgtgtggttgtttgtttgttatgtgtctgccgtgatcccttatggtgagcagtcggtcttagcaggtgttgatgatgttgatagctgatttccgggcagggatgagtcttcacgagttatgttggttatagcgagtagtccttgagttgtaacATTGTtctgtattttggtttaaatcacttgtaacacaacttaatagttcttttattgacgtttgataattacttacctcgggcaaccgagatggtaacgcccttatatgctaaggaaggcctagttaaggctcctctgaatatgggggtgttacaaagatggtcggttcactgtagtttcgacggcgggAACTCTAAGCAAACTGTTTTaggcatgttagacgggaaaataaaaagtgctctcggtccaatttaacaggtagcaacctttcggcctaagctacgggtccctaagtctcactaatactaactttcgctcttgattaatgatacttaaagcctaaattaacttatctctcgatctcattaatttagtcgtcttaattaagtagtctatttccctcccttatctttcgatctatcgggtcggttAATTCccaggcattcaactagtcgcgtgcactcgattcgtcaaatatagtaattaaattaaataagacgCAGCTAATCTAACacgcagtggtcgatcgaccatgtaggtcggtcgatcgaccagagctcGATAACAGGTCGCCTAAATCGAAACCGTCTAaactacagatcccctacatcttagcacataggatttagctactcatgatggtgataataacaacaataaaattaacaaataaagcaattgaatccataattgaattaactaaacaaataactaacatgaaacgataatttggctttgggagaTCTAAACTAGCAATCCTATACTGCGGATGAATATGAGCAACGAGACTGAATAATAGGACAGAGGAATACCGTAAATAATTGAAGAGAAAAGATCAAACCCAATGCAGAAggaaaactttattgacggaaaataatctaaactaatgaattaaTCAAAATTCAACTTCTGTgttttgaaccctaattaattcgatgATCCTCTTctgaaaacatcaggttacgttataaagatagtcttacgtaacttattcctaaaacctaattacattgggcttcagaattctcgtccttttaattcacgccagaatcacggtttggtcgatcgaccactgtgaacagtcgatcgaccaaccctcactgaacagtagctcctgtaatcgtactctggtctatcgaccaagggcaccggtctatcgaccacttcaataggtacttggctccaaaagcttcgtgaattcgtctttcgagcctcgatacgcgcaccaagtttgcttcccgagtaaatacttcatgtcaaataatatgcctagtactcggggacggatttggcttgatttccgctggattcttcacatttctgcaatattacacaaaaacacaaaagtagacggaaatagggaaaatagtagcttaaactacacaaatgagctctgaaatgggTGTAAAatgggtgtaaaacatcatattaaggACACGCATCACATGTCACTAAAACCGTTCGAATCAACACTTcaaaaatgcctccaaaaccctcatACGACCGAGACTTCAAAATCTTCAAGATTCTTATGACCCAAAGAAAAGAGGAAATTCAAAGAAACAAATGACTTATCCCATTAAATCCGCTGCCACAAATGAAATGTTGGGAAGCTCATATGTCGAATTACTCATTTCCTCAATGAAACCCAAGGTTATTTCTCCTCCCAAAGCTGATGCCACATCATGTGTCACTGTGACACGAAAGAAGACCATAACTCTAATTGAGAAAGATGACCAGAATATTGGGGTTGAAAATGAAGATGAAATTTATGAAGATTTTAGTAATTTGAATGACGATGGTATGTTTAATAATAGTCTTGACTCATTGTCCTTACCACATGGTACAAATGAGAAAGCCTTTGAAATCCTTAGTGATGACTTGGAAGAAAACTAACATGATAAGCTCATTGTCACCAAGCGTTTtccaaacaaaagaaaaaggtgtTCAAGTtcaaagattaaaaaaaaaaccaaaaaacggGTGGAAGAAAGAAGATTTATGCCACTGTCAAGGTAAATGTTGCATCTGATGCCCAATCCACAATCATTAATCACCAACTCTTTTCTAATCCTTGAAACTTGGGTAAGATTTTTGTAGCCATTACTCAATTGGTTAGTGATAACATGTAGTCTCATAAGGAACTTGAGAAAATTCGAACTTGAAATGAAGAATTTTTGGAACTTATGCAAACTTTGAGGGGGAAAGCTCCAAGCAAATTGATGATGCCTTGATTAACCCCATTTCTAGCCCTGTTATCCATCACCATAACCCATTTTGGCTTAATGTTTTCCATATTCTTTTGCAAACCGTACTTATTTTATTTGTTGAACCTTGTCTTGTTTGTTGTTAAATTATGTCAAACTGTGTTCGTCACTATGTTTTGTCctcccttgatgatgtcaagagggggaagtagtttaatTATGTCTTATGTGTGAACCCTTAACTCTTAGGCTTGCATTCACCGTAATATGTCTTGCGACCTTGATTAGatatcactagtagaaaaagtgtcATTGACATCGCCATGTCAACATCGCTTCTTAGTAAAAACGATGTAAAAACTATAAGCTTAACTATTGACATCGATTTTTAAGAAAAAACGATGTAacctattttttattttttatttacatCAGTTGCTAGCATCGGTTATTTGAAAATCGATGTTAATTTATTCCCATTATATCTCGGTTTTACTAGAACCGATGTCCATCTTTTAGATATACTCATGTTACAATGTTACATCGGTTTATTGAATTGATGTAACACGGGTTGTTATTCCATATTCCAATTTAGAAAGAAAAACCCTAAGCCTCTcaagaagaaaaccccttagctcCAAATACCATCGCAAGCCGTCGCCCTCCACCGTCTGTGTACCACCCTCGACGACCACAGTATAGCCGCGTCCTCTGCCATCACGTCCTTCATCACACGGTTCTTTCGTTGCCCTACCCATTATTGTTCACACCAGGCCGACCACCACAGTCCTTCATCTCTGCTGCAACTGCTCCATCAACCGCTCTCCTTCGATGCTGATATATGAATAAAGGTACATACAAATAATAATcagtatttatcttattgtttctTCATTATATTACTGCTGATTGAACGAGTTTTGCGACGAAAAATGTTATGGACTGATTTGGTTTCCGATTTGCCTTCTGATAAACTCGTGCTTGTTATGGTCCGATTTGGCTTCCGATTTGACTTTTGATAAACTCGTGGTTGTTATAGACAATTTGCCTTATCATATTGATCCACCTATCTTAATTTGTTGATAAGGAATGCAATGGTTTGTATGTCCATTCGAGGGCTGTCATGGCAATAGCAATATGCTTCCGTTATCGCCGCGCTGACGTCGTAAGTACACCTCGCTATTAGGCACCCAATAAGCTAATTATTTTCAGCTGTGTTAGGTATTACTTTCAATTGAATTATACTCCGTATCATTTAAGTTGGTTAGGGTTTATGGATTAATGAATTGGGTGTTTATTGTTGTGATTCCCGTGTTTTTCTCTATTTATGTAACTTGTTATATTGCCTATGAAATGCCTCACATGTTTGTGTATTTTACTTGATATGTAGAAACCAATCCTGGACTCTTTACGAGTGCTTGTTAAGTACACTGATATCAATCAACGATATAGCCTGGACTATTTTAAAGAATGGAGTGTTTAAACAGTTTACAGCTTTGCTTTTGATTGCTCGTGAGAAGGTTATAGCTCCGTTTGATAAAGGTGAATGTGCATTATTACTCATCTCCTTAACACCTGCCATGCACTACAATTTGGATAGTGAACATTACTTGCTCTGTTTGAAGTGACTGGTGATGATCTGAGCTCATATTGTAGCTCAATTCAAAAATCTGTACGTTGATAACTTTTCACAACATTTTAGAAATACCATTATTTATCTTGTAGTTGAACTGATAGTATTTTTGGTGGAGGAGTGTGTAGAATCCGGTGCGTCAAAGTGTTTGATTGCCTTGATCTGTGTGGAAGTTTGCAATATACATCCTACATTTAATGCCGGGAAATTGCCTGATAGTGGTGTGACTGCCCTTGCCTATGTTGCTCATAGCTGCCCTGATCCCGAAGTTATTAACCTAATGCTCACAAGGTTTGGTCCATGGCCTTCCAATTCATTTTGTGCTAATTAATTTGAGGTGTTTTGGTTTCCATAACAGTTTTAGTTTTTGTTACTCCGTGATCGTGCTTATTTTGTTGCCAACTGATTGTAGTGTCATGGAGCACCTATACTTTTGGTATCGAGGCAGTTCTATCATCAGACTTATTTCTCTACTCTGCCTGTCGGAAACGGTTCGTCATTCGCTAGCTTTACTGTTCTTTTTATTTTGGCAATTTGGCCTTATTTGTTTTTTTTCTGCTTTTGTGTTTGCTCAAGTAAATGAGATATTCAGGGTTTTCAGATAGGtacaaaaaattgagaaaataattttagtaactgTATAGAATAGATGTAAGACTTTTCTCTTAGTGGTGATGTCAATTTTACCGGAGTTATGATATAACTTGTGAGCATGTTCTTGGATTTTTGTTTGTGACCTTTCCATGGAATTGGTCATCACAGCGTTGCGCCTTGGATGAGGTGATAATGTCTCAAAATATGGTCACAGTAATGCCCAAAACTGTGAGACACCGTTTTAGCGATTACTTTTACATGGAATCTTAGGCTCGGTCAGTCGGACTTGTATATACTTTATAAGCAGAATAAATAACTAGTAATTTCACCTGCTACTCAATTCATATAGCAATTGACCGAAGATATcctagtctagtggttaagaagGAGTAAATGCGAATTATTTATGTTTCGGTTAATTCTTtactcgtatttatttaattatgaatATTTAAGTCACTTATTTACGGTTAGTGGCAGAGCTAGGAAGATGGAGATTTTAACTAAAAATATTGAAATTTCCGACCGTCAGTGGGGGCGAGCGCCACTGCTAGCCCCCAATCTCCACCACTGTTTACGGTTTTTTCACATTGTTAATTACATAGTTACGTTGCCAAAGAATCCTGACTGGTTTGGACCATATACGAAACTGCTGAGAGCTGTGACTGTTGCTGGTATTCCCATTCCGAAAAATTTCTTCTTTCTTGCTGCTATCCACATTTATTATATTCATAGAAGACTTTATTTGGTTAGTTTTCGATATTTTTTCATTCATACTATACCTTGGTGAATAAGGATTACTCCGTATATTGCATTTAGAAACTGTCAATTTTGTTTTTGTAAGACAACGTACGACTGTACATTTGTTGGACCGTCTGAGGATTGAGTAAT from Silene latifolia isolate original U9 population chromosome 2, ASM4854445v1, whole genome shotgun sequence encodes the following:
- the LOC141642364 gene encoding uncharacterized protein LOC141642364 — translated: MNKESGASKCLIALICVEVCNIHPTFNAGKLPDSGVTALAYVAHSCPDPEVINLMLTSVMEHLYFWYRGSSIIRLISLLCLSETNIPTPFARELLGCGTHASKFIKLEGANGRQWELNV